From Xenopus laevis strain J_2021 chromosome 7L, Xenopus_laevis_v10.1, whole genome shotgun sequence, one genomic window encodes:
- the LOC108695726 gene encoding olfactory receptor 8H1, which translates to MASGSQQNVSGFIIQGFSDIPELQISFFVLFLGIYFIVLLGNLIVFLVISWSPHLHTPMYLFLQNLSIVDISFTSNILPNLLLLLLTQQNNISFLGCMTQMYFFLSLAGNEYFLLMAMAYDRYVAICDPLHYIARMSRRHCFWLITAAFTAGFTEPIGLVVLISKLSYCASRLINHFFCDITPLLKLSCCSTFNIELLIYIEGTLFTFNSFLLTLTSYIFIISAILKIQSSEGRQKAFSTCASHLTSVITLYGTLICLYVRPTTSYFLKRDKFFSLLYIVLGPVLNPLIYTLKNREFHSSLKKLRQKVIFFS; encoded by the coding sequence ATGGCCTCAGGAAGTCAACAAAATGTTTCAGGATTCATCATCCAAGGATTCTCTGATATTCCTGAGCTTCAAATCTCTTTTTTTGTGCTATTCCTTGGAATCTACTTCATCGTTCTGCTGGGAAATCTCATCGTATTCTTAGTCATTTCATGGAGTCCTCACTTACACACCCCCATGTACTTATTCTTGCAGAACCTTTCAATCGTAGACATTTCTTTCACCTCAAATATTTTACCTAATTTGCTACTTCTTCTTCTCACAcaacaaaataatatttcattCTTGGGGTGTATgactcaaatgtatttttttttgtccttggCTGGCAATGAATACTTTCTCCTAATGGCCATGGCATATGATCGTTATGTTGCCATCTGTGATCCCCTTCATTACATTGCCCGAATGAGCAGGAGACATTGTTTTTGGCTTATAACTGCCGCATTCACTGCTGGTTTTACTGAACCAATTGGCCTTGTTGTCCTTATATCTAAACTGTCATATTGTGCTTCCCGTCTtattaaccattttttctgtgataTCACACCATTGCTAAAACTTTCTTGCTGCAGCACTTTTAATATTGAACTTTTAATCTACATTGAAGGGACATTGTTTACATTCAATTCCTTCCTCCTTACTCTGACCTCATACATATTTATCATCTCTGCTATCCTGAAAATACAATCCTCAGaggggagacaaaaagccttttCAACCTGTGCTTCTCATCTGACTTCTGTGATAACCCTTTATGGGACATTAATTTGCTTGTATGTGAGACCCACCACAAGTTATTTCCTAAAAAGagacaagtttttttcactgctGTACATTGTCCTGGGCCCTGTGCTAAATCCCCTTATTTACACATTGAAAAATAGAGAATTTCATTCTTCCTTAAAAAAACTGAGGCAAAAAGTAATCTTTTTTAGCTAA
- the LOC108695727 gene encoding olfactory receptor 13G1: protein MASGSQENVSGFILQGFPHTPELHVSLFVLLLGIYLIIFLGNLIIFLVISYNPHLHTPMYIFLQNLSIIDICFTSNILPNLLHILLTQQNNISFLGCMAQIYLFVSLACSEYFLLTAMAYDRYVAICDPLHYIARMSRRHCVWLITAAFTAGFTEPIGLVVLISELSYCASHNIDHFFCDIIPLLKLSCSNTFSVELLIYFEGTLLGLNSFLLVLISYIFIISAILKIQSSEGRQKAFSTCASHLTCVIILYGTVICLYVRPTTSYSLKRDKYISLLYILLGPVLNPIIYTLKNRKIQSSLNKLRQSSLLVLFANSSQ, encoded by the coding sequence ATGGCCTCAGGAAGTCAAGAAAATGTTTCAGGATTCATTCTCCAAGGGTTCCCTCATACTCCTGAGCTTCACGTCTCTCTTTTTGTGCTACTGCTTGGAATCTATCTCATCATTTTTTTGGGAAATCTCATCATATTCTTAGTCATTTCATACAATCCTCACTTACACACCCCCATGTACATATTCTTGCAGAACCTTTCAATCATAGACATTTGTTTCACCTCAAATATTTTACCTAATTTGCTGCATATTCTTCTCACACAGCAAAATAACATTTCGTTCTTGGGGTGTATGGCTCAAATATATCTTTTTGTGTCTTTAGCTTGCAGTGAATACTTTCTCCTGACGGCCATGGCTTATGATCGTTATGTTGCCATCTGTGATCCCCTTCATTACATTGCCCGAATGAGCAGGAGACATTGTGTTTGGCTTATAACTGCCGCATTCACTGCTGGTTTTACTGAACCAATTGGCCTTGTTGTCCTTATATCTGAACTGTCATATTGTGCTTCTCATAATATTGACCATTTTTTCTGTGATATCATACCATTGCTAAAACTTTCCTGCAGCAACACTTTTAGTGTAGAACTTTTAATTTACTTTGAAGGGACATTGCTGGGTTTGAATTCATTCCTCCTTGTTCTGATCTCATACATATTTATCATCTCTGCTATCCTGAAAATCCAATCCTCAGaggggagacaaaaagccttttCTACCTGCGCTTCTCACCTGACCTGTGTCATAATCCTTTATGGGACAGTAATTTGCTTGTATGTGAGACCCACCACAAGTTATTCTTTAAAAAGGGACAAGTATATTTCATTGCTGTACATTCTCCTGGGCCCAGTACTAAATCCTATTATTTAcacattaaaaaatagaaaaattcagtCTTCCCTTAATAAACTGAGGCAAAGTAGTTTACTTGTTTTATTTGCTAATAGCAGCCAATAA